ATCCGACCATACATACCCATCGCCAGGGAGCGAACGGCACCCAATCAGGCAGCAACCTGCATGGTATAAGCACGTTTCTCACAGTACATTCTATCACTTTGAGACATACCACAACTCTGGCGGCACAGATCCCACACCGTCCCAATCGTACGCTCCGAGGATACTTAACCATGCTTTCCCCCATGACGGGATGGTCGTTGCTCCACCTACACCACCACGTCAGCACACTCATCAACACCGAGTAGACACGAGGACAATGagcacaactcacccatCTTATGGATCAAAGCCCTAATTTCCGTCATGGGACCCTCGTCTGGACCCATACCCAATATACGCAGAGCTACGTAGTTCATCACCGTTCCATACACGGTAGGAGGTGCAGCGGTATGTCTGTAAAATCGGACTCATGAACATCAGCTTAGACTTCTGGATCTCTGGTGCACATGAAAGACGTACAGTCCCCAACCACCCTCTTTTCGTCTCTTATTGAGGAGATAACGCTTCAATTCGGTAGATTGTTCAGCGGTGAAGGATTGGCCACAGACTGACATGGCAATGACCAAACCCGGTATGAGGAAGAGCGGGCCTATACATGTGAGAGTGGGATCAGCATCCGCCTAATATCGATTTCGTTCCATGTTGGCATagtgattgagaagattgggagAATTGGGATGCGAGACGAAATGTGGTgattatcactcacctccgtaCTCAGTTGAGAAGTGTCCATCCTCGCTCTGCAGCTCCTTGTAGAACTCGAATCCATTCCTAGCGGCATCCAATGGAGTTTTGGGCTTCTGTAATTCTGGCGTGTGCTATAAAACGTTTTCTGGTCAGTCAAGGCTTTTTCGGAAGGTGCAATCCCCCTGATGagattcctcctccttcatatTCCATCCACGCGTTCGCCAGTCCGGGTCTTAACACCAGTTtgcagaagagagagttgACAGCTTACGCACCATCTCCAGACCTAACCAGTACTTTTCCACATTCCCTTGAGGccagctcttcctctgcgcTTCATCTCGCAAATAGACCCATTTCTGTTGCCCGTGCGAATCTTCCCCGACCTTTAGTCTCCACCCTGTCAAGTCTGTCGTAGGTGGTTTGTATGAAGACATCGCCCCACGCTTCAAAATCACAGCGGTAATGATAAAAGTGAGAGATAACTCAAATAAAAGCCATGTGGATAATAGTTTAGAGGAATGAACAGATACGCTGTTTATGATATCGGTTCAGTGAGGTGTGCAGGAGCGCAGATTTCCCCGCATTCGACCGAATGGGACCATTGTGGGGTAGTAATCTCTTACCAGCATCGTCGGTATGTACGGCATACTTTGCTATCTGCGCCGTTGCGCGCACCAATTGACATGAGAGCAGAAGCAAGCAACGCCATCTTGTCATGCATACAACATCCGCCAACTTGGTTTCACTGTCCGACTACACTACATCCGAGATACAGTCCTCACACTTCATGCGGCATTCTTCAattctctcaacttcttcatgACCTTGACTGGATCCGACTCTCCTGTTGCTTTCCTACAAATGAAAGAATCCCAGTCAGATAACAAAAACTGATGGTATGATTCGAATATAAGAGACTCACTTGGCTTCGGGTGTGTTCAATCGCATGAACACGTTCCACTTCTTTTCATCACCAATTGTGGACTTTCCAGTGGTGCAGGAATCGCTTTGAGCTTTCTTGAGAAGACTTACAATATTTCACCACGTCAGTCGATCACACTGGGTAGAATTGAACGAAAAATAccgctcaccttctcaaAGCTTCGTTCTCTGGCTCAACAGTCAAACCAAATTTGGCTGATCCTGTCGTGTATTCGTGACCGTTGAAAACGATGGTGTCATCGGGCAAGTTCCCCAAGTGTGTCAATGCAACGTGCATCTCCTCAGGAGTACCTGAGAAcaaggatgtcagcttgtcacATCCGTCACTGACGACGCACGACATGTATAATGCAGCTGACCTTCGAAGAACCGACCGCAtccagcgaggaagagagtatCACTGGGTGCAAAGCGTTAGCAAGTTCCTCGTCACTACCTTGCAGGTGGAGGCAACTGACCCGGTAAAGACACCTCGCTGGTtcgtcttcttgtcctcAATGAAGAAACAGATGGAATCCTGAG
This genomic interval from Kwoniella shandongensis chromosome 5, complete sequence contains the following:
- a CDS encoding hydroxyacylglutathione hydrolase, giving the protein MTSSPQVIPYQARSDNWMYLVIDETSNEAAVVDPYDAPKISKAVKDNGVEVTTLITTHHHDDHSGGNTKFLSLHSGLKAYGGSNKAPGTNTIVKEGDSFKIGQDIYVKCLHTPCHTQDSICFFIEDKKTNQRGVFTGDTLFLAGCGRFFEGTPEEMHVALTHLGNLPDDTIVFNGHEYTTGSAKFGLTVEPENEALRSLLKKAQSDSCTTGKSTIGDEKKWNVFMRLNTPEAKKATGESDPVKVMKKLRELKNAA